AGTGTACAAAACATGAggtaaaattattattaatgaaTGCTAAATAATACCATTACAACatatattactattattatctttccttattttaatttatcgtcatggatttattttaattataaaataaaaatataattttttttttagaatgtACCTAGTAAAACTATagaaaatgggaacaaaGTGAATATATCATTAGATATAAGAGCTCATAGATTATTGGCAAAGCATGTATATGAACATGAGATGCCAACCAGAGGATTGCAAAATAAAGTATCATATAACAGAGATAATTTCAAATTAGTGAATGACAAAGGgaataataatacatttgaACAGTTAAAACAAAGTAGAACAAATTATATGGATGactatttaaaaagttataaaaagagatattctaaaaaaagaggattaaaaaaattggattgTTATTATGAGAGAGTattatttaacaaatttaacaAGATAAAAAAACTTGTTGAACGTAAGAATTCCAGTAAGAGCAAAATTGTAAGTATTATATGCTCAAAGTATGGTTTAcctttaatattattatccTTACTTCCTATATTAGCGTTAAAAATACCTGAATTACTTATCAAAAAGGTACATGGAGATGATTTTtctaaatgtaaatataatggCACTGTTAGTTCTGATACATTTAATAAAGATTGCTTAAAACATGACGCTTGCGAAAAGGTCGATATTAAAGACccttatttaaaatatatatatctttttataacaatttttattattttggcattcattatttatacgtatataaaaattttgaaatatgaTAGGATAAGAGCAggaatgttaaaataattatatgaaatcGATAAAATTCCTGTAATTACAAGGttgtaataaattattatcaaTAATgtatctatatatattacgtaAAATATGATCTTAAATATGTACTATTCTCTATAAGTCGATGTCAATACTAAACTTGTTCCGACATAATTATGAAATGTATGGACATAACATTTATGTGAATTCGAGTATTTCCTTTGTATTTTATGTACttataatatgaattttcTTTGCAGCTCAAAATATGAAGTATGGAATATGTTAGTGTTTTGTATAAATTTGAgtcataatataattttcctttttttgtttgacTTTGTACGTTTAAAgaatgaagaaataatagtataattatatagtttatatataagtataattCTGtcttaatattaatatacatatgcgaatttttttgaaattgaattatccatttttttattatctgaCCGTAATACATTCTTTCTTATTACCTAGTCTTAATTCACATCCATCAATATAGAATACGAGAccttattttatatttaatatattttatttgttttatgtttatacttttattaaaattaattattaaatcaCCTTTGATTTGTGTATTTAATGTGGGATATTAtgtaaacaattttttaaatcatttaaacagtatatttataaatatgtctacctatgaaaatttttaatgagATAAATATATCTagataaataatatatttaacttaaaataaatttttaagtacATACAGAATTAAGCTAAATAATCATATCaatttaaaagataaaatggaATATGTAACATTCTTATAAGAATATTAGATTATAAATTACGATctctatatatgtataaatgtagcattttt
This is a stretch of genomic DNA from Plasmodium vivax scf_7156 genomic scaffold, whole genome shotgun sequence. It encodes these proteins:
- a CDS encoding variable surface protein Vir, putative (encoded by transcript PVX_109778A) — its product is MAIIKNTNINHNTKIIFFTKIVTFIILSWIYQCTKHENVPSKTIENGNKVNISLDIRAHRLLAKHVYEHEMPTRGLQNKVSYNRDNFKLVNDKGNNNTFEQLKQSRTNYMDDYLKSYKKRYSKKRGLKKLDCYYERVLFNKFNKIKKLVERKNSTLKIPELLIKKVHGDDFSKCKYNGTVSSDTFNKDCLKHDACEKVDIKDPYLKYIYLFITIFIILAFIIYTYIKILKYDRIRAGMLK